A stretch of DNA from Cannabis sativa cultivar Pink pepper isolate KNU-18-1 chromosome X, ASM2916894v1, whole genome shotgun sequence:
aatatcagtagttgatcttaagattaaaagaatctaaatcctgatatgcttaggctcaactcaggagtgctattcatgttctttgatttattagttaagcctactttcgggtcagggtgatacgtatatttcgagaacatgatagtatgattgagtgggagtgctgaacataaatatggaatctatagcttctactggtgtatagaagtcaagtgatgattcccttcgatcttagcaaatagaagtaaatggatgagctcttgtttaactgactaattattagatcactaaacaccatttacaggtagctaagtgttttaaggggcaaaatacattgaggggtgagaacggtaaagaaatcccatctcgatgtagatcatctatatagaggatctttaaatcacaataagattataacaatggttaaatgacataatatattgatatcgtgaaacatacaatatgctctatataagtctgagagtgcaattctaagttctaagagtagattcaacgaagaattaataagtaggaatttacttggtaaatttggttcacttattggaagctcagcatatagatccatggtccccattctagttgagaacattctgcttgtaagactcattaattgattcgtgattgatcaattataattctaaagttagactatgtctaattttatgaattttcactaagcaggggtgaaattgtaaagaaaagagattctaggtttatttatttattaatggactttatatgtctaattaataattaaattaaatgacaatattatttaataatctattttagttattaaataattagttttggcatttaaaaggttagaattggaaaattggcgtttttgagaaaatagagataaaatttgataaaattgcaaaattaagtgaggcccattaacacaccatggccggccacttaaatagctttttcaaattaatattttcattattttaatgccaaataattctaaacctaaacctagtagttgcctataaatagaaagtgatggctcagtcaaatacacatctttgaataagcctttctgacagaaatttctctcttcagaaaactgagccttccacactttctacaccttggccgaaaccctctctcttttcttcttcatctttttcgtgaccctagtgaaagagtaagtgcccacacacagcaagcagtaactcaatcatagattggaagactgtgaaggatcaaaacttgaagaagaaggacattcgggctcagatcttgattatactctgctacagaaaggattcaagggttagagatctgagtggaaggagacattaattccgctgcatcaatgtaaggttttcttaactttatatgtgtttaatttatcgttttagaaagttcttatttaggatgtttaaacaacatacttgtgagtagatctaagatcctggtaaaataaatttccaacactagTGTAGGTAGAGTATGAACCGCACCTTAAGTActgttaagtgttgtaccacatacACCTTGTACCTTTCCGTACTAGTACTGGTAACACCGTGATGTACTCTTCAGACATCATACactttaccaatgcactctgtaccgctaccgtacaagtgttggtagtgtatgaatcacaacaagcatgcatatacattaACACATACATGAATTCGcatattcatatcacacattatatacagttcttacctcCTTTGCAGATTCAAGtgagttggccgacctgaacagaAAGTCTCGTgctggatggatgccctaattaCATATTAAAACTGAGTAAATCACATGTCTAAAACCCTAATTCGGGAAACCTGAGTCTACAACTCAAGGCTCTGTTATACTCTCTAGGGATTACATTAACTTAGGAaatagggaaacacccaacaAAGGCATTGTAATGgacgaaaattgagaaaactagTTTTTTTGGGAACCTGCCAAAACCAGTTAACCGATTTTATAGGTATTGGTAAATCGGTTAACCGGTTTCTACCAGTCTTCCCTAAAAAATCTCCAATTTGCTCAAAACTTGTCCAATTACCTCCAAACTTTCCACAGTACCTAAATAGGAGATAcacaatatattccaacaagaaAATCCCAAAAAACACACAGAAACCAaacatgccattaaagacctaaaCTTGAGTTTCAAAGGTCAAGCTTGCTCAATTATATTACCATAcatcaaaaataatattcagAGCTTAGAATCAATATAAATAAAGCTCACAATTCGAAGCAAACACAAATCAAATCCTAACAGCCCCTAATTTTCAAATCCGCATACTCAAACAAACTCAAAACTCTAAAAACACATAGTCAAGggttctagggtttacctttTCTTTAAACTCACAAAGATCTTGATTAATACTTAGAAAACACGAGGTTTTGAAGATGAAACCCCATGGTTTTGCTTCAGCCGAAAATGAAAGAGAGAGGGTTCTCTAATTTTGTATTTtccttaattttcttaattCAATAATTCTCCTTCATTATCCAACATAATACATTTCACAATCACTAACTCAACCGAAAAGAAAGGGTAGCTGTCACACCCTCACACAGCCACCTAATCCCCTAAttaaaatgactaaaatgccctttggTGCTTAATCTTAAGCTATTTCAaacctaggggtaaaatggtcaaaaatcaTAATCCCGCTCAACCTcggtattttattttctccaatATATATATCCCAGTAAGAAACAAGATTCTAGACTTACCCGTGTGATTAAACTAGCAATCCATCGCAtattccgttgtcgccgagcaaaaattgtaaaaattacataattcacatataattcaaataatactcctagaatttaataaaatcttcagaattgagaaattataactataGTGCCTATTTCTAGCAATGGGGcccacaaataattaaattaataaaaaataataaaaatatcagaaattagtgctaattgccttttctagtCCAAATTACTAATGCAGTCATTACAATTATTCTcctgttaaaaggatttcgtcctcaaaatctaacctgaatagctctgaatattgagtcctcatatcaaactctaactcccaggtggcttcctccaccttgttgttcctccagagtactttgaccaagaCATTTGTCTTGTTCTAATAAGAACTTTTTCCTTCCTATCAAGGATCTGAACTAGCTGCTCTTCGTATGGTAAGTTTGACTGTTGTTcgagggcttcataactcaagacatgagtcgggtctgaaacatatttcctcaacaattaaatatggaatacaTTATGAACAACCGATAGTGCttgtggtaaggctagccgatacgctagctgcccgaccttctcaagtatttgaaatggcccaatgaacctagggcttaacttacccctcttcccgaagcgcctaatacctttCACTGGTGAAACctgcaggaaaacatgttcccctgccagAAATGTGACATCtttgcgcttcggatcagcataacttttctgcctgctttgagaagcaagcattcgagaCTTGATCTTAtctatagcttcattggtcctatGAACTAACTCCGGAcctaagtacttcctttctccagttTCGTACTAATGAATAGGGGAGCGGCATTTCCTACCATACAACATCTTATAAAGAGCCATCcatattgtactctggtagctattgttgtaggagaattcaattagaggcaagtacttactccatgaaccctcaaagtccatgacacaggctcgcagtaaatTGTCCAGTATCTAAATTGTTCTTTATGATTGCCCATCTGTTATTTGAGGGTGAAAAACTGTGCTAAACTTCAGCTTTGTACCTATAGCTTTCTGAAGACTCACCTAAAActttgatgtaaactttggatctctgTCTGAAACAATGGATTTAggagctccatggagacgaactatctcctttacatacagttcagcgtactgatccactaCATAAGTAACTTTCACTGCcagaaagtgagctgattttgtgaatctgtccactatgacccatactgagtcatacattcctgtggttctaggcaaaccagttacaaaatctatcgcaatgtcctcccacttccactcaggaaggACCAAAGGTTGTAATAATCATACTGGCCTTTGATGTTCAGCTTTGATTTGTTGGCAGGTTAAGCACTTGGACACATAAtctaccacatctcttttcattccATACCACCAAAAGTAGGGTTTTAGATCCTGATatattttggtggttcccgaaTGCAGTGAAGAtggtgtggtgtgagcttcatcaaggatTTCTTTCTTGAGTTCAACAACATCAGGAACACTAACTTGAGCTTTATACAGTAACATTTCATTATTTGAGATATAAAAGTCTTTAGGTCAACCAGCTATTATCTCATCTCGAATTTCGACTAGCTCGAGATCTTCTTGTTGCGCCTTTCTGACTCTCTCAAGAAAACCAGACTGGAGTGTCAAGTTGTGCAACTTTCCAACTACCAACTCAATTCCCGTACTGACCATCTTTGAAGCCAAtcgaggagctatcataacaaTGGTGAAAACCTGCCCGAAACCTTTTCTACTCAGtgcatcagccacaacattggctttctgGGGGTGATACGAagtctcacagtcgtaatccttAACCAGTTCcagccaccttctctgcctcatgtttaaatctttctgggtaaaaaagtacttgagactgTTATGATCAGTGTAAATCTCGCATCTTCCACCATAAAGATAGTGTCCCCATATCTTAAGAGCAAAAATCACAACAGTAAGCTCTAAATCATGTGTTGGGTAGCGCTGTTCATAGCCTTTTagctgacgagaggcataagctataaCTTTGTCAGCTTGCATTAGAACACATCCcgaccctgtttggatgcatcacagtaaacaacaaatttttcttgatctgatggcaaagctaacaccggagctgttatcaaccgttgcttcaactcctgaaaattTGATTCACATTTGTTCGACCACACGAATCGCTGATTTTTCTTAGTTAACTCGGTTAGTGGCATAGAGATCTTAGAGAAACCCTcaacgaaacgtcgataataccctacTAAACTGAGAAAACTTCGATTTTCTGTCACAGATTTTGGCCTCGGCCAATTTTTCACTGACTCAATCTtgcttggatcaaccataattctatCCTTCCCGACAATATGTCCCAAAAAAGATACCTCTGACAactagaattcacactttttgaacttcgCATACAACTTATGATCCCTGAGTCGTTGCAATACCAAATCGAAAAGGAATAATTGTTAAATTAGAAGTTCGCGGCTTGAAAAGATATGTATGGAATAATGTTAGGTAACTGATTCCACAACATCTAAACTTAGACTTAACGGTCAAGAGCTTAGAAATTGTAGAACTTATGGGCAATTGTAAGGGATAAAAGTACTCTTTGGGTATAAAGGTAATTTCATCCTATTGGAAGCatgaaaattaataaagaataatGGCAAAGAAAGTAGAAACACATTGTTTTAATTAAGAAGAAGGTAAAAGCAAAAGAGTTGAGCTAAGTTCGAAAAAGCTTTGAGGACGGAGCTTGATAGCtagaatagaaaaaaaaaaatgtgtgggGGAATAGGAGAACGGACCCACGAGGACCAATCCGATGAGAGAATAAAAATCGTTCGACACCAATTGCTGACTATAAATAAAAGACCACAATATTCAAAGAGAGGAAAGATTCATGACTATAATAGCCCGCACAAAACTCTGCCGAATTGTATCTCCAACAGCACAATCTACTCGAATCTTAGACCACCACACGAAGACAGAACCAAAAATAATTTAGGAGAAATTGTACAATAAtagaattttgaaaaaattttaatgtaaagaattcgaagtaattataaatttattattgaacTAATTTTGACCatcaacatatatattataaaaaaaattataatgaaAGAACCAATTTATTAAAACTTTGAATCAATAAACAATTTCACACAACCTTTTCAACTATGAAGAAGGAACAAATTACTTTTGGTACATcaagaaatatatgaaatttattgatatatatgtaataaataaaaattagcaaGAATTGgaaattataaaagaaaaaagaatagtGCTTTTGCCTATTTTTAATATCCAGGAGTGGGTGCTGAATATTGATCACGTGTATTGTCAGTTTTAGGGGTAGTGGTATAGATGAGAGGTCCTGCTCCCAAAGTGTAGAAAACCTTGTCCTTGAAAGCAGTGAAGAAAGAAAGATTTGCACCAGTAATTCCATCGTTAACATCGGTTGGAAGATTACAGGTCTGAAGTGGAGAATACTCGAGAAATACTTTGCAATCTTCTTTGACATTCAACCCTGTTTTGAGCTGTGAAACTAATAACTTGACAAGGAAGAAACCATTTACGTCACTTTCGTAACTCAACATGGATGTAGGAACATCATCTTTGTCGTATGATGAGTAATTTGGAGTACATGTCACTCTTGCCACGGCTCCTACAAAATAGCAGTACAAGTATAAATAAGCTAGATGACCTTATTTCATACACACTCGACTCCCTATCACAAGatcattatttttgtaaaaaaaaaatcatatatatataaaaaaatctatttattaGAAATTACTCAATTATacatgtaaaaataatttaCTTTCCCTTATTATATACTCTGCAAAAATATGATTGGGTAAGGATACCTTGGATTGGAATATATGTATTAAGTGCTGTTTGGCAAAGAATAACTCCTTCAATCCCAATGGTATGGATCATGGTGGGGATTACTCCTCCAACTATTGGATCAATGGTGTTTTTTGTTTGTTGTGGCTTCAGATGGTCAAAAAGATGGTCATATTTCAGGTAATTCACATGATATGAATTGTGATTTCCATCTTTTGGATAGTAATTAGCAGAGGCAATAATGAGTAAAGAAGATAGGAACAAAGGGTATATGATCTTCAGCATGGTGAGAgccatatattataaatatataaatctcttatatatatataaatatatatgaatttgatatatatagtaGTACTACTGTCAATAGAGATAATGGCTTAGAGGACTGATTTTACAATGGCTTGGTCATGAATCAAATATAGATGAGTAGTACTACATTTTATATTATAGATTTTTTTATCATATAATTGTTTATTaacattacttttttttttaaaataaataaataaataaaaaacaatgttTATTAACATTACTTGGCTGCACGTTGGCCAACGaataatactaataaaatttattataataatgcattataaatttatattaaaaggaaaaaaaaaaaaaccattccGGGTAGTCGTGAGACGTGATTTAATTTTCTCTTAATAGTAATGGAGTATTACGTAGTCATGTATAActtctaatattttattattatttttttttttgaaatcatgtACATCacttctaaattttaaaaatagttttctcatatttttataatttaatacaatttagaatttttcttttGTGAGAATagagtttatacatatatatatatattttgcctAAGTAAAATAgagtttataaaattaaactatattaaattaaaaattattaaacattaatttgaaaataatattgatctcttaaatttaacaattaataaaaatttacaaaagataaaatataatataatcaaaacaccCAAATATTTACCCCTTCTCGTCAAACTGCTAAAGGAAAATAAAAGATTGGCTTTCTTGGAGGATTACTTCCAATTCTTTGCATTGAATAGTAAGGTGGATTCGAAAGTGAAGGTTAGCAAGGTTATAAAGATGATTCTTGCTGCTGTCTTAGAAGCCCTTGTATACTTTATTTGGCGAGCTAGAAATGCCATTTTATGGCAAAACTTGATGCCGAGTGTAGATAGTATAGTGTGCAAAGTTAAAAAATGTGTGAAAGAAGAGAATATCTTGTAAATGGCCAAAGAAAGTGTCAATTAGTGATAAAGAATGGTTAGAAACATTGTAAAGTTTATtgttttttagattcttctactATTTggttgtataaatatatttttggacaaTGTAATTCACttgattcataaaaaaaaaaatacccaaattaaaaaattgagatACATCCACGAACATAACCAAAAAATTGTTCATCGATTCTAACttatataacaaaaataattatttatgctcttaaatattaaaaaatcacGAAAAATAACTGAGATAAAAGGCTAGAAATATTAGGTGTTAAGACAGTCGGACACCATCTATTTCCTCAAGTTTGAACAACAGGATGGTACAAAGAGATTTTACTGTGATTTTTAATCAAGACAAGATCTTGTTCGTACCCTCAATTGGTAAATCTTTTATACGTACTCCTACTTTTGGCAAGTCGATTCCTTTGTCTGCCATGAATGTTCCAAGTGCTACAGCTGCCCGAGCCACTGATGTCCCACTATCGTTTTGTGCTCACCCAGTAGGTCTTCTAGGGTTGAGTTCTTCATCTTGGCAAGGGAAACTGTAACGCCCTACTAGATTAGGCCCGTTACTGTATTTTCTAATTATTGTGTACTCATTTGCTAATCAAAAGATTTATTGAAAAacgtaaataattaaaattttgacttaaacataaataaaaatgtagAATACATATTCTGGAATCCCATTTAAAAAGTAacaattattttctaaaatactTGTATTCAAaagttgtcgcctagcgactatcaAAATAAAGCTCTACTATCCCTAAGATCTGAACACTCTAGGTCTAACTGGctcgatatgtacaatcttcatctagtCCGAGTTCATTGCAGTTCAGCCTTTGCTTTTACACATATAAACAATTGATATgcgtgagtcaacagactcagtaaaaaAAGTATAAACATAAGCATAATCATATAACCAAATCATAGCCAGGCAACCATACACCTAATCACAATCCTATCCCACGTCCAATGCGTACTAAGTCTAGATCGTTTGTACAATAGTACGATTGACCATAATATAAGTCTATACTCAGCACTTGATTCATACTGATGTGATAGCATCAATCCATACTTTGTCAAACACTTATGCCTCACTATTCAGTGCAGCTCTATGTACACTAATACTTCTCTTACTGATACGTTATCCACTAGGCAAACATATAatatgtacgctaaacatgtaagcatgcatatcattatactaatctaACCTGAATTCCAAATTCAAGTGTGTCGGTCCACCTGAGTGGAAACTATTGCTCGACGATTTAAGGTCCTAAGTCACAATTTTCATAAAACTTGTAAGTGACTTGCTAAATGACTTTTTAGGAACTTAACACTACTACAATATgggcctttagcttccctttttttaacccattttataaaaagggaagctaaagggtctGAAAATACCCGCCTATTGAAAATTtacctttagaggcggtttttttataaaaaccgtaggtataaaattggGGTAtcacatttagaggcggtttggAAATAAACGACATAGGGTTTTATTAAataaccctatgccgtcggttggtATATAATAACCGACGACATAGAGTACACGTGAAATttgacacgtgtaccctatgccgtcggttattCTAtaagaaccgacggcatagggttatATAAACAAACCCTATGTTCGTCTTCCTCATTTCCCCTCACGCGAAAACCAGAGAGCTCAGCCACCACAGAGAGAAGAGaaaaccctcgccaaccaccCCTCCGCCAGCCATTTTCTCCTCCATATCTCAACCATTTTAGCCCATTTCTGTTgcaaaatcttctattttcgatacttaatccTATACACccaaaaagttttgatttttttcccTATATAACTGTCATCCGAACCTATACAAAAATAGTGGGTATATATAACTCCGGCCACcattttttgttgagaaaaaatTGTATCTCATCCTCCTTTAAGGTATAAATGTAGTTTCAATTCATTTTTATAATgtacattgttttatttttggtttttgtaaattattttttgggttttttaattttgttagtaatattaatgttgtgTTGTATGTGTATAGTGCCCGGAGTTTTGACGGAATTGCTCATCGGATTGCGATTATTAGGtaaaaatttaaacctcaatatatagtatatatatgtatttttatattttattgaatatgtgtgtataaaatgtgtgtatatattgtgtgtatatattagtGTGTgtatagtttagaaataaaaattttaaaatggaattagtgtgtgatataattttatttattgagataatagtgtgagatataattgattatatatatgtatgtataatttagtaactaagtaacttgttaca
This window harbors:
- the LOC115719226 gene encoding protein SEED AND ROOT HAIR PROTECTIVE PROTEIN-like; translation: MALTMLKIIYPLFLSSLLIIASANYYPKDGNHNSYHVNYLKYDHLFDHLKPQQTKNTIDPIVGGVIPTMIHTIGIEGVILCQTALNTYIPIQGAVARVTCTPNYSSYDKDDVPTSMLSYESDVNGFFLVKLLVSQLKTGLNVKEDCKVFLEYSPLQTCNLPTDVNDGITGANLSFFTAFKDKVFYTLGAGPLIYTTTPKTDNTRDQYSAPTPGY